One segment of Brassica napus cultivar Da-Ae chromosome C3, Da-Ae, whole genome shotgun sequence DNA contains the following:
- the LOC125583357 gene encoding uncharacterized protein LOC125583357, with translation MPKRQKKKGERGSSSVQTARLSTKGNFRKTDRSHPANREITQQWDIHDDDFYEQMRGVEICPSRFAHRDTTDALGITEDIEALFEKIGMGYIFDLLCDCYADLTRQFLASARLYHPDEDNPVADKAMFSFIVNRQFHSMTIFQLCDVFGFGKGRQSCVPDFPEHNDFWKFIASGNFISRGAKQARIRSPVLRYAVRVISSVIYGKTEPAAVTKDELALLFIGAGHLWPRGAGITYVSGKDINIGAVIAEKLAYFKVSDTKRCGFGAVITRILRQCGVFLPPFDRVVDKKGMHQNFFDMRALISSHYLTGP, from the coding sequence ATGCCtaagagacagaagaagaagGGTGAGCGTGGGAGTTCCTCGGTACAGACTGCTAGGCTCAGCACAAAGGGCAATTTCCGAAAGACGGATAGGTCTCATCCTGCGAATCGAGAGATAACCCAGCAGTGGGATATAcatgatgatgatttctacGAGCAGATGAGGGGAGTGGAAATATGTCCGTCGCGCTTCGCTCACAGAGACACTACAGATGCATTGGGGATAACCGAGGATATTGAAGCCTTGTTCGAGAAGATTGGCATGGGGTACATCTTCGATCTCCTCTGTGATTGCTATGCTGATTTGACCAGGCAATTCCTCGCATCAGCCCGCCTCTACCATCCTGACGAGGACAACCCGGTAGCTGATAAGGCGATGTTCTCCTTCATTGTGAACAGGCAGTTCCACTCCATGACCATCTTTCAGCTGTGCGACGTCTTTGGGTTCGGGAAAGGACGTCAATCTTGTGTTCCTGACTTCCCGGAACACAATGATTTCTGGAAATTCATCGCTTCAGGAAACTTCATCTCTCGAGGGGCCAAGCAAGCTAGAATTCGTAGCCCTGTTCTGCGATATGCAGTGAGAGTGATCAGCAGTGTTATCTATGGGAAGACAGAACCCGCTGCAGTGACAAAAGATGAGCTAGCTCTTCTGTTCATCGGGGCTGGACACCTATGGCCTCGGGGCGCAGGCATTACCTATGTTAGTGGGAAGGACATAAACATAGGAGCTGTGATCGCGGAGAAGCTTGCGTACTTCAAAGTTTCAGACACGAAGAGATGTGGGTTTGGAGCGGTTATCACACGGATCTTAAGGCAATGTGGAGTGTTTCTTCCACCTTTTGACAGAGTGGTGGATAAGAAGGGGATGCATCAGAACTTTTTCGACATGAGAGCACTCATTAGCAGCCACTACCTCACCGGCCCTTAG